TGCACAAAGTCTCTAAGATATAATTTGAAGGACTAAGAAAGTAaggattaaataaaaaatgtgagTCTCTCGAGTGTGTTTTCCTTGCTTGTTTTATCTTATTGAAACATTTAAATTTGCTTCCAAAACTTGCTTTTACAGAGAAGTTTGAGTTTTGGAGCATCTCTCTCTGATATCATGTCTATTTGACTATAAAAAGTTCTTTGATATCCATTGCAAAGTTTGATGAACCAGCATTCTTATTCTTGAAACAGGTGTTTTTGAATGAAGCAAAATCTTTAAGTTtctaaaaaacaaattgattattttgagCTTCAACGAAAATATCTTTCTGTCATTGTTTTGCTTGGAACTAATGTTTGACTCCTTGGAACATGTGTTCTATTCTACGGCATATTTATCCAACTTTGGACAAAATAAGCAACGACTTCATAAAATAGTCTCATTCTTTAAGGAACAACTTGAGAATTCCTCGAGAGACAGGGGTTCCGAAAATGGAACAATTTGTTTGCCTTCAGACTTCACTATTTCTTCAATATTGTAAAACAGGCGTTTGACTTGGTAAATGGCATTCCAaccttcaaaatttaattttcttcaactttagaCACAAGTTTATAAACGGTATCATTCTTGACTTGAATAGGTATTCAACTTCTTGAACAGGTTTCATCATTCATTCTCAGTTTTGTCCAACTTTAGGCAAAATAGAAAACAACTAATTTAACGAGATCATTATTTGTTGAACGCCTTTCTGGGAAGTGGAATGGGCGTTCTTACTTCTTGAAACAGGCATTCCTCTATAGTGTTATGTATTTTCATTTAGGTCATAACATAAGTCATGCCACAATTGTTAGTAATTTATATAATCATGTTGTCTCTTTTTGGCACATCATAACTCGTAAGGATTTACCATTCTTTCTTGGTGATTTATACTTTATTGTTTGTTCATATGAACTCATAAACAAAGCTCTGTAATATGAGACTATCTCAtgttctcattttttttttttttgaaactctAACCTtcaaaaaatttacatcattAATCAATCTCATTATTAGTGTATTTAATATCCCTGGGTAACGTGAGATACACAGACAAGctcaacatctctcccgtgctttgctAATGTGAGATTCGCCTAAGGTGTCACAAGATAAGTTTACAGTTGGGCAGCTCCAGACTGCAGAAGCAGAACAATTTGAGAAGACAATGATGATAAATGCTATCAGTTTCAGCTATCTTTTCTGAactaaaatggaaaataaaaagtgaAGGTTGAAAAACATATTGCAACTCTGAAGAAACATGCAGTGATGTTGAAGTATGCTATTTCACTGTTGGAATTAGAAACCAAAGCATCTATAGAAACACTTACAGGGCTCCTTTATTTGCCAGGCCtcatataaatttatgaaagCATTCAGTAGCATGAGAACTCCATCTTTATACACTGCAATCCATAGAAGCATGAATTGCAATAAGAAACTACAatataaacaaagaaacttGCAGCGCTCTCTAATTTGTTTGGgctcatttatatttatgacaGCATGCAGTTGTAAGAGAGAACCACATAGGTGAAATATAACAAGGGGACTAGTTAGTTTTTTATGTTCAAAACCTCCAATTGGTAAGGAAGACTACATCTTGAAATTCCATGAACCCTCAGCAGTTAGAGTTGGTGTGTCTAACCCCTCTGCTAATTAAAAGAAGCTTAAACCTGTTAGACATTATAGAACAAAATTTAAAGCATGAATCACCAAGTAAAATAACCATGTagaactttaaaagaaaaattcaagaaaacCATAAAGAATGTTTCTAGTAAAAACAAGAGAGAGgttctttttaacaaaaaaaattcttggCCTAGTTAAGAATCTTCTAAATATCTTCCCTGTTatcacataaaaataatgaCCTCTATTCTTGACAACAAATTTTCTCTGAATCCAGTGAGACAaggaaatggaaaagaaaatccTTTCTCATCAGCCATTTACATCAGATTACCCACATGAACTGTGTAACTGTAGATGCCTGATTGATTCACTAGGtttttaataaacatattttctataaaacaTGTATACAGATATTTTCATGCTTGAGATATGTGTTCCACATGCTAAAGGCAGATGCTTATAGGATCTCTAGAAATATAACAGAAAACCAGAACATGTACCAGCATAAAGAGAAATTTCTACTTTGTTTTGGTACTCCAGACTTACTATCCCAATTACAGAGGGACTTGTTCATCTGATTTTGGTAATTTCTGACTTCTTCTGGTGTGACAGTATGATTCAACTGATCCAAAATAACTGATCAAGGGGATCCAAAATATCTTCATAATCATAAGTGCAATAGGAAATTAAAGATAGTTTCGGCTACCTTGCATCTTCCATCTTTATTAAAAGAGGATTTCCACAATCACTGGAGCTCCAGAGCTTTGCTTGATGTCACATAAGAAGCCTTTATAACATCATCAAGAACAGTCTTTGACACAGCCAACTACCATGAATTCTTCCCAAACTCATAGCAGGGCTCAAATGTATATACCCCTCTATACACATGGCTAtactttgatttaaaattattcaaatcaattgcATAATTAACGGATATCTTGTTGTTGTGATCAAGCACAAGTATCCCACCCAAGATAGTCTGGTTTTCACCTCTTCAGTGAGTGTAAGTCATATTGAGTTGCTTCTTTAGTACCCTAGTTGTGTTCATGAACCGAAACTTAACATCCTGCACAATTACCAGATTATTTCAACAACTTTCAGAAAATCCCAATTTCTTTCATTGGCTGCTAAAAGAACAGGACAACCAAGATAAACTTCTTAAaagaactaaaaattttatatgtatctTGTCttatctttatcattatttatctAAATAGAAACCAGAAGGTAAATCCAGTAAAAATATTCTTCGATAAACTAACTTCAAGAAACCATATAGGCCTATTTCTAAGTATTAGGCCTATCTTAAGGCATTTATAACTTTTGTTGTTGAGGTTATTCGTAGAAATAAGTGGAATACCTTCTAAGGAATGTCAAAGTTGATTAGAAACGAGCCAGGCTTCTCGACGAGAGAGAGAAAGGTCACAAGCACTTATAGCGCGCTCAATGCTGACATAAGCTCAGAGCTTTACATCCTCAGTGTCCGTTGCTACCATTCTGGTCAAGCCTCTTTTACTTCTCATTGAAATTGCTGCATTCATTTTCTATCTTTTCTGTTTacaaaataagagagaaaaggTGTTTGTACAAAGGAACGAGAAAGGGGTTAGATAGTGTAACTCCTGATGCAATACACGACATGATTTATAAGCTTTGTTGAAGATTAAACACAAGAGAGCATAGACTGAAAGGCAACAGGGTCCACAAGCTCATGAACTACAGTGAAATTCTTTCTGTCTATGGTTTTGGCACCTTATATCTTTGCAACAACCACAGaagaacaatttacaatttataataaaatggtAGACTAGAGTTATTTCTCTTCTTATTCTTTATTGTATAGCATACAAAATGTGTTCAAATGAACATACAATCAATGTTTTTTAtaactttagaaaaaaaaaaatgaagcttGGCACTCAAACTTGCCTCTGTAAGAATTATCTTTGTGCTGCTATATTTTGTCACTTGTTCCTATTTATCTTTTCTGGAATGTCAATATGCTGGACACTCTGCATCTTTTAAGATCCAGGTCAAATGTTTTAAGTGACAGTGAACAGAAGCACAAAGACTCAACACTGTGGTATCAGCATGTTTATCAAGTCTAAGAAGAAAGAGATAGTGTTCTTATGGTGTATGTGAATCCACTCCCACAGTAGACTTGGAACGCAGCATCATTGCTTTGAACTTCATCATCTAAACTTACTGCTCTGGGTTTAATTTGATCACAAGTGTTTCCCAAGCCAAGTTGACCGTGTTCACCCCAACCCCATGTCATAATTATTCCACTATCTGCAATGGTAATTGAGAGACGAAACCACATAAGCAAGAGAACTGAAGGAAGTAgatatgtatataaacaaagatCTCCGAACATTGCCTGTTACCAAAGCAGAGTGCTCAGCTCCTGCAGCAATTTGAACAACTTTTGTGTCATCAAGACCAGATACTTTCTCAAGTGCAGCTTCCTTTGAATTTTCTGGAGCACAAATAACCAGATTTATCACTATATGTactaaaatcatttaaaaaatgtttttttaaatgtaatgaTAATATTGGCCATTTGACCATAAAAATTTCAACGATCAAACTGAAGTAGTTGACCAGATACATAAATTGGAAAATGTGGATGAACaatcaaatacataaattaaaaaatatagaagaacAATCACTTTTTATTATCCGAATGATCAAGCTGGTTTATGACAGTTTTCGATCAAAATGTATTACCAGATAAAGGTTTTACAGGGCTCATCTTCTCAGGATCACTTAATGTGCCATGGGTGGATCCACCAAGCATATAAGCCTCTCCACCACCTGTTACAGAAATTTAAGACTGCAATGAACAAGTCATGTACCATCTCATAACTagaaaaaggaggaaaaaagaGGGATGTGGAGAGAAATAGGAGAATAGGATGAAATAAAGGAAATACACAATTACCAGTTAACAGTAAAGCGTGATTCCATCCAAGAGCAGCTTTTAAGAAGcacaaagaagaagataaacGCTGAGGAATGTAAGAATCACACATTTTACTGAACCCTTTTCCCCAAGTGTATAGATGCCCATCAGCTGTTGCAAGAGATATAAGATTACGAAGGGAAACAAAGTTTAGGTTAGGTAACACAAATTAAGCTACAATATTTATGTCATTATTTCTGCCTTGATGAcatattaaaaaagagaaagttgGAGTGGACTCACCAGATAATGCAGCACTATGATCTCCATTTGCAGAAATGCTAACGATTTCAACGTCTTCAAAACCATTGTTAATACAAGGAAGACTAAAAGATCTGATCTTATCCAATGAGATACCAAGCTGACCACGCTTTCCAGATCCAAATCCATAAACTTGATTTCCCAAACAATCTGGCATCAGAATGGTCTAATCAGAATTTGAGCAAAAGGAAATAGTCAGGTGCAAGTTTCCAACCATCACCTTCTGCTCTTTCATACATTTAGCAAGCAGTGAAGATAAATAATCACACTGTCATTTATCCAAAGCTAATTTATTAGTTAGAAGCCGTCACTGAGATCTTCACACAAATTTAATTCAACCTGGCACTTTAGGTAGAAGGTCTCTTATAAATCTTAGCCTCCAAACCATCAAATCTTTTGTCCATGagcaataaataattttctttttcttacatATCTAATAAGTTTCTCCAGTCCAAGGATTACCTCATAAAATGCAGAGATTTATGAGAAAAGTTAATTTCCTCGCAGAGACTGAATAAAGGACATAACAATTCATTCAAACATCTGTAATTATATAGATATGATGCATTTACCTTCCACCAAAACAAGTGAATGGCGCATGCCACATGCTATCTGTTGAACGTTGTTATTAATAAAGTATGAGACTTTACGAGGAAAGTAATGTGAGATGTAATCACCATGCCCAAGCTGACCAAACGAGCCATCACCACAAGTAAAAAGACACCCTGAATCTGAAAAAGGAAATCTCAaatatttagaataaaaaaacaaagataactcaagtttaaatgtTTAATCTCTAACGAATACAAGGGAGAACCTGAAACAAAACCCGAGTGGTTCCATCCAGCAGAAAGCTGAGTAACTGAATAGTCCTCAAAGAAAGAAATAGGTTTTGGAGAGGAGCAATTAGCCATGTCTCCATGGCCTAATTGACCAGAAGTGCCTCTTCCCCACGAAAACACTTGACCACCTGCGGAAGAAACTCctatcaattaataattaaatgttgAAAGCAAATgaatggaaaattaaaataaaaaaatgagcaAGAAGTGAAGGGGGAACCAAAGGTCAAGGCCAAAACGTGAGCACCACCGCAGGCGAGCGCGGAGACGGAGAAAGGAAGTTGAAGGAGTTGAGGTGAGAGTTCATCCCGTAAACAGCCCGTACCTAGCTGCCCATCTGTACCGGCTCCCCAACTCCACACTCGTTGCTCTTCTTCCTTACTTTCAGATGATTCAATTACTTCTATTTCTTCCATGATGGCGACGCTCTCGCACTTTAAACAACACAACGAACAACTAACTTTTCAACCAGCTTCTGTCGGGGAGAAACAAAGTAATTTTAAGTGTAGATACACtgaaattatctttatatatatatatatatatattttacataaatttttagagCGGCCGGCGGGGATAAAAGAGTTCGTGGAAGCTAGATTATTGTGGTTATAATAATTACTTTAAATCAATGTTGTGCTTTCACTGAGATTAATCGGTCAAATGGTTCACCAATCAACACCTGCTATGCATTTTAATAAATCGAAAAAATTTAGTGCATTTACTCTGCATCAATCTTATTTGTCAAAACAAATAATCGGCCTGCAAAGgaaatagttttaattattctatGTTAAACAGTTTAAGCCGAGGGTTGCATTTGACGTTAGTTTATTCAAACTTGAACAAATTCATATTGAGTCTACCCTAAACGAACATAAGTTTagattttaagcaaaaaacaaTTACAACTCCAAACTTGAACATGCGCTAAGCAAATCAAGCTCTACTCAAAGTTGAGCATGACTcgcttaaattataaaaaaaataagcaaattaCATATGATACAGATTATTATACATTTGAATAACCTAGAGTTTGAAACGAGTCTGAAATATGCGTCCGAAGTTGAGCATGATAGCATAGCCGAGATGAATATCTTATGCAAACCTGAGCTAATGCAAACTGATCACAAACAGTAAAATTACCAAGCGAATCGAACACAAACACATAATTGAACGAGCTCGGCAAGCCCGAGCCTCGTCCAAGCTTCGACCAATCCAAAACGAGTCAAACCCTGTTCTGGTTCGGTTTGACTCGTTTCCAGTCCCATTTAAACCCATCTTTTTTAATAGAGTTCAAATATAATCACcgttatatatttattatatcataataagtTCGCTTGATTACAAGTTGAAAATCATGACACTTTCTAATTAGGCACCACAATTTCGTTCTTACACAGTTACACTGGGATTTTTCTCTACTGAAACGGATTCTACTCTTCTACTCTGTTAATGAGCCAGAAAACACAGTATGTGGGATATCTATAACCACTTACCTGGCCCAGCAGCAAAACATTATCATAAAAACATGCAACTGATCCAGGTGCCTGGGATCCAATGGATGTCGGTATGGTTTCTGGATCCCGTTGAATTTCATTCTGAAGAGGAACGTAATAAAAAACGTATTGAT
This sequence is a window from Mangifera indica cultivar Alphonso chromosome 5, CATAS_Mindica_2.1, whole genome shotgun sequence. Protein-coding genes within it:
- the LOC123216830 gene encoding ultraviolet-B receptor UVR8 isoform X3, with the translated sequence MEEIEVIESSESKEEEQRVWSWGAGTDGQLGTGCLRDELSPQLLQLPFSVSALACGGAHVLALTFGGQVFSWGRGTSGQLGHGDMANCSSPKPISFFEDYSVTQLSAGWNHSGFVSDSGCLFTCGDGSFGQLGHGDYISHYFPRKVSYFINNNVQQIACGMRHSLVLVEDCLGNQVYGFGSGKRGQLGISLDKIRSFSLPCINNGFEDVEIVSISANGDHSAALSADGHLYTWGKGFSKMCDSYIPQRLSSSLCFLKAALGWNHALLLTGGGEAYMLGGSTHGTLSDPEKMSPVKPLSENSKEAALEKVSGLDDTKVVQIAAGAEHSALIVE
- the LOC123216830 gene encoding ultraviolet-B receptor UVR8 isoform X1; the protein is MEEIEVIESSESKEEEQRVWSWGAGTDGQLGTGCLRDELSPQLLQLPFSVSALACGGAHVLALTFGGQVFSWGRGTSGQLGHGDMANCSSPKPISFFEDYSVTQLSAGWNHSGFVSDSGCLFTCGDGSFGQLGHGDYISHYFPRKVSYFINNNVQQIACGMRHSLVLVEDCLGNQVYGFGSGKRGQLGISLDKIRSFSLPCINNGFEDVEIVSISANGDHSAALSADGHLYTWGKGFSKMCDSYIPQRLSSSLCFLKAALGWNHALLLTGGGEAYMLGGSTHGTLSDPEKMSPVKPLSENSKEAALEKVSGLDDTKVVQIAAGAEHSALVTDSGIIMTWGWGEHGQLGLGNTCDQIKPRAVSLDDEVQSNDAAFQVYCGSGFTYTIRTLSLSS
- the LOC123216830 gene encoding ultraviolet-B receptor UVR8 isoform X2; amino-acid sequence: MEEIEVIESSESKEEEQRVWSWGAGTDGQLGTGCLRDELSPQLLQLPFSVSALACGGGQVFSWGRGTSGQLGHGDMANCSSPKPISFFEDYSVTQLSAGWNHSGFVSDSGCLFTCGDGSFGQLGHGDYISHYFPRKVSYFINNNVQQIACGMRHSLVLVEDCLGNQVYGFGSGKRGQLGISLDKIRSFSLPCINNGFEDVEIVSISANGDHSAALSADGHLYTWGKGFSKMCDSYIPQRLSSSLCFLKAALGWNHALLLTGGGEAYMLGGSTHGTLSDPEKMSPVKPLSENSKEAALEKVSGLDDTKVVQIAAGAEHSALVTDSGIIMTWGWGEHGQLGLGNTCDQIKPRAVSLDDEVQSNDAAFQVYCGSGFTYTIRTLSLSS